A stretch of Sulfurimonas xiamenensis DNA encodes these proteins:
- a CDS encoding efflux RND transporter periplasmic adaptor subunit — translation MNPSTDEIEKTLGLTQDSKKSYKKYIWIISFFILLFIGIFFYKFYTDSGNEVVYKSAPVELKTITTTVLATGNLEPTNSVDVGIEVSGTIKEVLVDYNSRVKVGEIMARLDTTKLASAVESSKAALLRYKANAAEAKASLVYAQNEWERVDKMYTATKGNYPSKKEVDEAYASLQKAKAVHDAALAQTRQASAELASNEDDLRKAIVVSPIDGIVLDRKIEPGQTVVASMETPILFTMAKDLTKMKVILSVDEADIGEVKEGQKVEFNVDAYPEKKFHGIITQIRLNSEIINGVVTYNTVVEVDNSDLLLHPGMTVSASITTAILDSVLSVPNAALRFTPAAEQKIGNKSIRSKTQSVWILRQNEPLKVEVKTGKSDGTSTYITDTSLTTNDSVLIGIEKQ, via the coding sequence ATGAATCCTTCAACAGATGAGATAGAAAAAACACTTGGTCTTACTCAAGACTCTAAAAAATCATATAAAAAATATATTTGGATAATCTCTTTTTTTATACTTCTCTTTATTGGCATCTTTTTTTACAAATTTTATACTGATTCCGGTAATGAAGTGGTTTATAAAAGCGCGCCTGTAGAGCTAAAAACAATCACTACAACCGTCTTGGCAACCGGAAACCTTGAGCCTACAAACAGCGTTGATGTAGGAATTGAAGTATCAGGAACCATTAAAGAGGTTTTGGTGGATTACAACAGTCGTGTAAAGGTTGGAGAGATTATGGCGCGTCTTGACACTACAAAACTTGCTTCGGCGGTTGAGAGTTCAAAAGCGGCTCTTTTGCGATACAAAGCAAATGCCGCCGAAGCAAAGGCATCTCTTGTATATGCACAAAATGAGTGGGAGAGAGTTGATAAAATGTACACGGCGACAAAAGGCAACTATCCCTCAAAAAAAGAGGTTGACGAAGCATATGCTTCACTGCAAAAAGCAAAAGCTGTCCATGATGCCGCGCTGGCTCAAACCAGACAGGCATCCGCCGAACTTGCATCCAATGAAGATGATCTGCGCAAAGCAATTGTTGTCTCTCCGATAGATGGAATTGTACTGGATCGTAAGATAGAGCCCGGGCAAACTGTTGTTGCCTCCATGGAAACACCCATTCTTTTTACAATGGCAAAAGATTTAACAAAGATGAAAGTCATTTTAAGTGTAGATGAAGCGGACATAGGCGAGGTAAAAGAGGGACAAAAAGTTGAATTTAATGTCGATGCCTATCCTGAAAAAAAATTTCACGGTATTATCACTCAGATTCGCCTCAATTCTGAAATTATTAACGGAGTAGTTACCTACAACACTGTTGTTGAAGTAGATAACAGTGATCTTCTGCTGCATCCCGGCATGACTGTTTCAGCTTCTATTACTACCGCTATTTTAGATAGTGTATTGAGCGTGCCAAATGCGGCACTTCGCTTCACTCCTGCAGCCGAACAAAAAATCGGTAACAAAAGTATCCGCTCAAAAACACAAAGCGTGTGGATACTTCGTCAAAACGAACCACTTAAAGTAGAGGTAAAAACCGGCAAAAGCGACGGCACTTCAACATATATTACAGATACATCTTTAACAACGAATGACAGCGTACTTATCGGGATAGAAAAACAATGA
- a CDS encoding ABC transporter permease, which translates to MIWNAFLLALREIRRSVMRSTLTILGVVIGIASVITMVMLGDATTAYVTQSISKLGTNMLMVIPGQERKGPPSSDLTAKKFTHNDVEALKREIAEVRGVAPVGSSTIQAVYGNKNYSTTVEGSNNDYFIVKDWVFASGRNFNESELRGGKAVCVIGATVKRELFDDQDPIGAALRLENFSCEVIGELESKGAAMFGMDQDDIVVVPIRMFQRRISGNQDISRIMISASAASAIEDVKSSITLLMQERRRIQAGEENDFNVHDMREMVQTLSSTTKMLTILLGAIAAISLLVGGIGIMNIMLVSVTERTREIGIRLAIGAMEREVLLQFLVEAVVLASLGGIIGIILGVSVGVGITLFFDLPLIFNTFIIIIAFLFSTCVGVVFGYFPARKAAQLNPIDALRYE; encoded by the coding sequence ATGATTTGGAACGCTTTTTTACTTGCTTTGCGCGAAATCCGCAGAAGTGTTATGCGCTCAACGCTTACAATACTAGGAGTTGTTATAGGCATAGCATCGGTTATTACCATGGTCATGCTGGGCGATGCGACAACCGCATATGTAACGCAAAGCATCTCAAAACTGGGCACAAATATGCTTATGGTGATACCTGGGCAAGAGCGTAAAGGACCTCCCAGCAGTGATCTTACAGCCAAAAAATTTACGCATAACGATGTTGAAGCATTAAAAAGAGAGATTGCTGAAGTACGCGGAGTAGCGCCTGTGGGATCAAGTACAATCCAAGCAGTATATGGCAATAAAAACTACTCAACAACCGTCGAGGGGAGCAATAATGACTACTTTATCGTTAAGGATTGGGTTTTTGCTTCGGGTAGAAACTTTAACGAGAGTGAACTCAGAGGAGGAAAAGCGGTATGTGTAATTGGGGCAACAGTTAAAAGAGAGCTTTTTGATGATCAAGATCCCATTGGAGCTGCTTTGCGACTCGAAAATTTTTCATGTGAAGTGATTGGAGAACTTGAGTCTAAAGGTGCGGCAATGTTTGGAATGGATCAAGATGATATTGTCGTTGTTCCGATTCGGATGTTTCAAAGGCGTATCAGCGGAAATCAGGATATCTCTCGAATTATGATTTCAGCAAGTGCGGCATCGGCTATCGAAGATGTTAAATCCTCTATCACTCTGCTTATGCAGGAGCGTCGTCGTATACAGGCGGGAGAGGAGAATGATTTCAATGTACATGATATGCGTGAAATGGTTCAAACTCTCTCTTCGACAACAAAGATGCTCACCATCTTACTTGGAGCCATTGCAGCAATCAGTCTGCTAGTGGGCGGCATAGGAATTATGAATATTATGCTTGTCTCCGTAACAGAGCGGACCCGTGAAATAGGGATACGGCTTGCAATAGGTGCAATGGAGCGGGAGGTTTTGCTGCAGTTTTTAGTCGAAGCCGTTGTTCTTGCATCTCTAGGAGGAATCATCGGTATCATCCTGGGAGTAAGTGTCGGCGTGGGCATCACTCTTTTTTTTGATCTTCCTTTGATTTTCAATACCTTTATTATTATCATTGCATTTCTTTTCTCTACATGCGTAGGAGTTGTTTTTGGTTACTTTCCGGCACGCAAAGCGGCACAGTTAAATCCTATCGATGCATTGCGATATGAGTAA
- a CDS encoding M48 metallopeptidase family protein codes for MDSLKYINHYSETTKKQVLELIKQEKLGQYLKKKYANSHAIKTDKALFAYVNELKNAHMKKVAPLSKVLYDGKINIIHNALGTHHFISRVQGSKLKSKNEIRIATMFKNTPLEFLEMIVVHELAHFKEKEHNKAFYSLCEYMQPSYHQVEFDLRLYLTHMDIKGKIEKWG; via the coding sequence TTGGATTCTCTAAAGTATATAAATCACTACTCAGAAACAACAAAAAAACAGGTGTTAGAACTTATAAAGCAAGAGAAGTTAGGGCAGTACCTTAAAAAAAAGTACGCGAACTCTCATGCCATAAAAACAGACAAGGCGCTTTTTGCTTATGTAAATGAACTTAAAAATGCCCATATGAAAAAGGTTGCGCCTCTTAGCAAAGTTCTTTATGATGGAAAGATTAATATTATTCACAATGCGCTTGGAACCCATCATTTTATCTCAAGAGTGCAGGGCTCAAAGCTAAAAAGCAAAAATGAGATTCGTATAGCTACAATGTTTAAAAACACTCCGTTAGAGTTTTTGGAGATGATAGTTGTACATGAGCTTGCACACTTTAAAGAGAAAGAGCACAATAAAGCGTTTTACTCTTTGTGTGAGTATATGCAGCCCTCTTATCATCAGGTAGAGTTTGATTTGAGACTCTATTTGACGCATATGGATATAAAAGGCAAGATTGAGAAGTGGGGTTAA
- a CDS encoding ABC transporter ATP-binding protein, which yields MIKQKKPIIELRQTVKSYGKGEATTYALRGVDLKIEQGEFVAIMGPSGSGKSTAMNIIGCLDTSSSGNYLFNGVEVGMLSRNQRTLLRRNYIGFIFQGFNLLGKTSAIENVELPLLYRGLPAKKRHILAMKALQSVGLEHVAHHTPGELSGGQQQRVAIARAIVTDPLILLADEPTGNLDTVKSIEIMNLLQSFNKEKGITIIMVTHENEMAKYASRTIHFRDGKIDDANGIKEIL from the coding sequence ATGATAAAGCAAAAAAAACCTATCATTGAACTTCGCCAAACTGTCAAATCCTACGGAAAAGGAGAAGCAACGACTTATGCTCTTAGAGGAGTAGACCTTAAAATAGAACAAGGAGAGTTTGTTGCCATTATGGGTCCTAGCGGCTCTGGAAAATCAACCGCTATGAATATTATCGGCTGTCTTGATACTTCTAGTAGTGGCAACTATCTCTTTAACGGGGTTGAGGTCGGAATGCTTTCTCGTAATCAGCGTACACTATTGCGGCGAAATTATATAGGTTTTATTTTTCAGGGATTTAATCTGCTAGGAAAAACATCTGCAATTGAAAATGTGGAACTCCCGCTGCTATACCGCGGTCTGCCTGCCAAAAAAAGACATATCTTGGCAATGAAAGCTCTGCAAAGTGTGGGACTCGAACATGTAGCCCATCACACTCCGGGAGAACTCTCAGGCGGACAACAGCAACGCGTAGCAATTGCAAGAGCGATTGTAACCGATCCGCTGATTCTTTTAGCTGATGAACCGACAGGGAATCTCGATACCGTCAAAAGTATAGAGATTATGAATCTCTTGCAATCATTCAATAAAGAGAAGGGAATAACCATTATCATGGTAACACATGAAAATGAGATGGCGAAATATGCCTCGCGAACAATTCATTTTCGCGATGGAAAAATTGATGACGCAAACGGCATAAAGGAAATTTTATGA
- a CDS encoding DNA recombination protein RmuC, with amino-acid sequence MFEALYVIIGLLFGAIAVWITTVSNLKTQLESETIKSNTLMNENAVLKERINGINEKNQEKIELLEKNKEQMKLEFKELADKIFESNSQKFSLQNQESISRVINPIKEQFNEFKKQIDDVYIKEAKDRSMLQAEIKSIKEINHQMSKDAKNLTKALKGESKKQGVWGEMVLESVLEHSGLRLGIEYEREVTLEHNSDGSRYRPDVVVHLPDNRDIIIDAKTSLKAYEEYTSSENEEQKELFANHHVASIKKHIKELSEKDYTNLKGIQTLDFIFMFVPIESALLMAMEYDGSLFDQAFKKNVILVGPTTLMVSLRAVENTWKYENQQRNAQEIAKRAGLLFDKFSSFVESFEKLGKQIGTAQKTYDEIFSKMHTGAGSVTSQFQKLEKLGAATSKSLPEHIVRALED; translated from the coding sequence ATGTTTGAAGCCCTCTATGTAATAATAGGTCTGCTATTTGGCGCCATCGCTGTTTGGATTACAACTGTTAGCAATTTAAAAACTCAGCTTGAGAGTGAAACCATAAAATCAAACACTTTGATGAATGAAAATGCGGTTTTAAAAGAGCGTATAAACGGTATAAATGAGAAAAATCAGGAAAAGATAGAGCTGCTAGAAAAGAACAAAGAGCAGATGAAGCTTGAGTTTAAAGAGCTTGCAGATAAGATATTCGAATCCAACTCCCAAAAATTCTCTCTTCAAAATCAAGAAAGTATCAGCAGAGTGATAAATCCGATAAAAGAGCAGTTTAACGAATTTAAAAAACAGATAGATGATGTCTATATAAAAGAGGCAAAAGATCGCTCCATGCTTCAAGCGGAGATAAAAAGCATCAAAGAGATAAATCATCAGATGAGCAAAGATGCCAAAAATCTTACCAAAGCATTAAAAGGCGAGAGCAAAAAACAGGGTGTTTGGGGTGAGATGGTTTTAGAGAGCGTACTTGAACACTCAGGCCTTAGACTCGGTATTGAGTACGAACGAGAAGTCACTCTTGAACATAACAGCGACGGCAGCAGATACCGCCCCGATGTTGTAGTGCATCTTCCAGACAACAGAGATATTATTATTGATGCAAAAACTTCACTTAAAGCTTACGAGGAGTATACATCCTCTGAAAATGAAGAACAAAAAGAGCTCTTTGCCAATCATCATGTCGCTTCTATAAAAAAACATATAAAAGAGCTTAGCGAAAAGGATTATACAAACCTAAAGGGTATCCAAACACTTGATTTTATCTTTATGTTCGTACCGATTGAAAGTGCGCTGCTGATGGCTATGGAGTATGACGGTTCGCTATTTGACCAAGCCTTTAAGAAAAATGTTATTTTGGTTGGACCGACTACCTTAATGGTCTCTCTTCGCGCCGTTGAAAATACATGGAAATATGAGAATCAACAAAGAAATGCACAGGAGATAGCAAAAAGAGCCGGACTTTTATTTGATAAATTTTCAAGCTTCGTTGAGAGTTTTGAGAAGCTCGGAAAACAGATAGGAACTGCACAAAAAACATATGATGAGATATTTTCAAAAATGCACACGGGAGCAGGAAGTGTAACAAGCCAGTTTCAAAAGTTGGAAAAACTTGGTGCCGCTACCAGCAAAAGTTTGCCCGAACATATAGTAAGAGCACTTGAGGATTAA
- a CDS encoding ATP-binding cassette domain-containing protein: MIQLINISKSFASQELFSNLNFKLNSGNKVGLVGRNGSGKSTLFKIILGEELPDSGEVIIPKGYKIGALKQHLKFSENSLREEAALALEEEMKYDLYRVEKILFGLGFTQEDLEKDPLSFSGGYQIRINLAKLLVTEPNLLLLDEPTNYLDILSLRWLKNFLRSFEGEVILITHDRDFMDSITTHTMGIIRKKLNVIQGDTHKFYEQLQADEELYEKQKISQDKKVKELEDFIARNKARASTAALAQSKVKQLEKMDRLEDLGYDATLKFDFNYKETPAKVLLDVKDLSFGYTNDNILFKNISFSLQKGERLGIIGKNGKGKSTLLNTMAGELKPLSGEIHMHPSTTFAHFGQTNIARLHPDSTVTDEIHSANTKLSTQVIRSICGAMMFSGDSADKKVSLLSGGEKSRVMLGQILARDVNLLFLDEPTNHLDMDSIEALTKAIQNFQGSVILVTHSEELLRRVCDRLIIFKKEGAEYFEGGYDLFLEKIGWDEEEDELQKPKQKPKTNNKENKKIRAELIRQRNMEILPLRKRVEKLESSIMKTEELLEANHEKLIEASNSGESSKLMELSKLVSSQESEVEELFEQLESAQNELDAITQKYEEKIAEIED, encoded by the coding sequence ATGATACAACTTATAAATATCTCAAAAAGTTTTGCTTCACAGGAGCTTTTTTCCAATCTAAACTTTAAACTAAACTCAGGCAATAAAGTCGGTTTGGTAGGACGCAACGGAAGCGGTAAATCAACACTCTTTAAAATCATTTTAGGTGAAGAGCTTCCCGACAGCGGGGAAGTGATTATTCCAAAAGGGTATAAGATAGGCGCGCTAAAACAGCATTTGAAATTTAGCGAAAACTCCCTTAGAGAAGAAGCGGCGCTTGCACTTGAAGAGGAGATGAAGTATGATCTCTACAGAGTAGAGAAGATTCTCTTTGGCTTGGGTTTTACGCAGGAGGATCTGGAAAAAGACCCACTCTCATTCTCAGGCGGCTATCAGATCCGCATCAATCTTGCAAAGCTCCTAGTTACAGAACCAAACCTTCTGCTCTTAGACGAGCCGACAAACTATCTCGATATCCTCTCTCTAAGATGGCTTAAAAACTTTCTGCGCTCTTTTGAGGGAGAGGTGATTCTTATCACGCACGACCGAGATTTTATGGACTCCATCACAACTCATACAATGGGAATTATCAGAAAAAAATTAAATGTTATCCAAGGCGATACCCATAAGTTCTATGAACAGCTTCAAGCCGATGAGGAGCTCTATGAAAAACAAAAAATTTCTCAAGATAAGAAGGTAAAAGAGCTTGAAGATTTTATAGCAAGAAACAAAGCCCGCGCCTCTACGGCAGCTCTTGCACAATCAAAAGTGAAACAGCTCGAGAAGATGGATCGGCTTGAAGATCTGGGATATGATGCAACACTAAAATTTGATTTTAACTACAAAGAGACACCTGCAAAAGTTCTGCTTGATGTAAAAGATCTCAGCTTTGGATATACAAATGATAATATTTTGTTTAAAAACATCTCATTTTCTCTTCAAAAAGGCGAGCGTCTTGGTATTATCGGAAAAAACGGCAAAGGAAAATCAACCCTTTTAAATACTATGGCAGGAGAATTAAAACCGCTAAGCGGAGAGATTCATATGCACCCAAGTACAACCTTTGCACACTTTGGGCAGACAAATATCGCTCGACTTCACCCAGATAGCACGGTAACGGATGAGATTCACTCGGCAAATACAAAACTCTCGACTCAGGTTATCAGAAGCATCTGCGGAGCTATGATGTTTAGCGGAGACAGCGCCGATAAAAAAGTATCTCTTCTCTCAGGAGGAGAAAAAAGCCGTGTAATGCTTGGTCAGATTTTAGCCCGCGATGTAAATCTTCTATTTCTCGATGAACCTACAAACCATTTAGATATGGACTCTATAGAAGCGCTTACAAAAGCGATTCAAAATTTTCAAGGCTCGGTTATTCTTGTTACCCACTCAGAGGAGCTGCTTCGCCGCGTCTGCGACAGACTTATCATCTTTAAAAAAGAGGGTGCAGAGTATTTTGAGGGCGGATATGATCTCTTTTTGGAAAAAATAGGCTGGGATGAAGAGGAGGATGAGCTTCAAAAACCAAAGCAGAAACCAAAAACAAACAACAAAGAGAACAAAAAGATAAGAGCAGAGCTTATCCGACAAAGAAATATGGAAATCTTGCCTCTGAGAAAAAGAGTTGAAAAATTGGAGAGCTCTATTATGAAAACAGAGGAGCTTTTAGAGGCAAATCATGAAAAACTTATAGAGGCCTCAAACAGCGGTGAAAGTTCTAAACTTATGGAACTCTCAAAGCTTGTCTCTTCTCAGGAGAGTGAAGTTGAAGAGCTGTTTGAACAGCTGGAGAGCGCCCAAAATGAACTAGACGCAATTACACAAAAGTATGAAGAGAAGATAGCAGAAATTGAGGATTAA
- a CDS encoding TolC family protein — MKTKIKIYLIAIFFSLTIADAQDVELLSPQKQDILHQQQNKYEAENEKLRNNWIAPLNLGASYSYDKSANGNHSDTKKVSASINQDIFRSGGIIYQISYADAKKRADAIELKQEIANLNEELFSALLNYKKSRYELKQSGKKLDNYDIEIFIKRQLYDVGKADITELNNALMDKSGEQKTYASLEYEIAKERLEIAKLSDIDPDNFPLYSFDLVQEDAYLQNNFEVRYARAQSQTYEEQYNVTKSSYLPAVAVNADAGYLKYDPKELYEGYDGNFYTAGVSINIPLTYNASAAKEEAKALYLKQSADAADRARNAKASYAQSLELIESYRRYIDISLKNIVLYDELIETTKAGVDAGSKTGYDLQTLKNTKAIEEYTIKINEINIQLELAKLHFALNTNREIK; from the coding sequence ATGAAAACAAAAATTAAAATTTATCTAATCGCAATTTTTTTCTCTTTAACAATAGCAGACGCGCAGGATGTGGAACTATTATCCCCGCAAAAACAGGATATTTTGCATCAGCAGCAAAATAAGTACGAAGCTGAAAATGAAAAACTAAGAAACAACTGGATTGCACCGCTTAATCTGGGTGCTTCTTACAGTTACGACAAAAGCGCAAACGGCAATCACAGCGACACCAAAAAAGTTTCTGCATCCATAAATCAAGATATATTTCGCTCAGGGGGAATTATCTATCAAATCAGTTATGCCGATGCAAAAAAAAGAGCCGATGCGATTGAATTAAAACAAGAGATTGCAAATCTCAATGAAGAGCTCTTTAGTGCACTGCTCAATTATAAAAAAAGCAGATACGAGCTAAAGCAAAGCGGCAAAAAACTTGATAACTACGATATTGAAATCTTTATCAAACGCCAGCTTTATGATGTGGGAAAAGCTGATATAACTGAGCTTAATAATGCACTGATGGATAAAAGCGGCGAACAAAAAACATATGCCTCATTGGAGTATGAAATAGCTAAAGAGCGGCTTGAAATTGCAAAACTAAGTGATATAGATCCAGATAATTTTCCTCTTTACTCTTTTGATTTGGTTCAGGAGGATGCATATCTTCAAAACAATTTTGAAGTGCGCTATGCCCGTGCGCAGAGCCAAACATATGAAGAGCAGTATAATGTAACAAAGAGCAGCTATCTTCCTGCCGTTGCCGTTAATGCCGATGCGGGATATCTTAAATATGACCCAAAAGAGCTTTATGAGGGGTATGACGGCAATTTTTACACAGCAGGAGTTTCAATAAATATTCCGCTTACCTATAATGCTTCAGCCGCAAAAGAGGAGGCAAAAGCACTCTATCTAAAACAGAGTGCGGATGCGGCAGATAGGGCACGCAATGCAAAAGCATCCTATGCTCAATCTCTTGAGCTTATTGAGAGCTATCGCCGCTATATTGACATCAGTTTAAAAAACATAGTGCTTTATGATGAGTTAATAGAGACAACAAAAGCGGGAGTGGATGCCGGCTCAAAAACCGGATATGATCTTCAGACGCTTAAAAACACCAAAGCAATCGAAGAGTACACTATAAAAATAAATGAGATCAATATACAACTTGAACTGGCAAAACTTCACTTTGCCCTCAACACAAACAGGGAGATAAAATGA
- a CDS encoding DUF234 domain-containing protein translates to MAKHPSLLEQFRSFCFQNTPQELEQAIEYFSVFGGTSWSVDMSKSLDELIENKILKNYTYIHGDITKITRSDKTSHALLSAAATGDGRVHSALKRARISRAEGEEAIDALCAKNILKREYSLESPPNEDEKVDEKLNFSTPFMRFWFAFVSPYFKTIKDGDFKEAMESFANRKSEFYELTFKKFSHELIKKSLKDDPIIEIGSYWDRNTQIDILAKTKSGKVIAGICKYSNQKAKKSELGKLQEQCRQAELTPNIYFIVSKGGFSNELKALKGEDVKLFALKNFKTLIEDLSEKDFIECLGKKY, encoded by the coding sequence ATGGCAAAACATCCATCACTCTTAGAACAGTTCCGCTCTTTTTGTTTTCAAAACACTCCACAAGAGCTAGAGCAGGCAATAGAGTACTTCTCTGTATTTGGCGGAACGAGCTGGAGTGTTGACATGTCAAAGAGTCTTGATGAGTTAATAGAGAACAAAATTTTAAAAAATTACACCTATATCCACGGTGATATTACAAAAATCACTCGCAGCGACAAAACAAGCCACGCACTTTTAAGCGCGGCTGCAACGGGTGACGGACGAGTTCATTCCGCGCTAAAGAGAGCACGCATCTCAAGAGCTGAAGGCGAAGAGGCGATTGATGCGCTTTGCGCTAAAAATATCCTAAAGCGTGAATATTCGCTTGAGTCTCCGCCAAATGAGGATGAAAAGGTAGATGAAAAACTAAACTTTAGCACCCCTTTTATGCGTTTTTGGTTTGCTTTTGTCTCTCCATATTTTAAAACTATCAAAGATGGAGACTTTAAAGAGGCGATGGAATCGTTTGCAAACCGCAAGAGCGAATTTTACGAACTTACTTTTAAAAAATTCTCCCATGAGCTCATCAAAAAAAGCTTAAAAGATGACCCGATTATAGAGATAGGAAGCTACTGGGATAGAAATACACAAATCGATATCTTGGCAAAAACAAAGTCTGGAAAAGTCATTGCAGGAATATGCAAATACTCCAACCAAAAAGCAAAAAAGAGTGAGCTCGGCAAACTTCAAGAGCAGTGCCGCCAAGCTGAACTAACGCCTAACATCTATTTTATTGTCTCCAAAGGCGGTTTTTCAAATGAGCTAAAAGCCTTAAAGGGCGAAGATGTTAAACTATTTGCTCTAAAAAATTTTAAAACACTTATAGAAGACTTGAGCGAAAAAGATTTTATAGAGTGCTTAGGAAAAAAATATTAA
- a CDS encoding YwbE family protein, producing MDGTKRADIKSGMSVAIVLKQDQESGRLTDGVVRDILTKSPSHPHGIKVRLMSREVGRVKKIY from the coding sequence ATGGACGGTACAAAAAGAGCAGATATAAAAAGTGGCATGAGCGTAGCGATTGTACTTAAACAAGATCAAGAGAGCGGCCGCTTAACAGATGGAGTAGTGCGCGATATTTTAACAAAATCCCCATCTCATCCCCACGGTATCAAAGTTCGTCTTATGAGCCGTGAAGTCGGACGAGTAAAAAAGATATATTAA
- the dbpA gene encoding ATP-dependent RNA helicase DbpA has product MNKKDFSNLPLSKEMLSNLNEIGYKEMTPIQAQSLPYILEGRDVIAQAKTGSGKTAAFGIGLLHKLQVKKFRVQSLILCPTRELADQVAKELRMLARFKHNIKILTLCGGSAFGPQLGSLRHGAHIVVGTPGRVLKHLKKETLSLEDLDTLILDEADRMLDMGFSEEINEVLSFVPKQRQTLLFSATYTDEILDISASIQKDALNIKTVSTEVANKIIERFYELQSSQKLDTLINILGNFKPENVIVFANTKAEVQEIADTLQKNKIDALAIHGDLEQYERNDVLVQFANKSTPVLVATDVAARGLDIKELSMVINYDLPHSQEIYTHRIGRTARAGAEGLAFTFISPYEADKADEYRDENRLFEDANLLKPVQSFEMKPQNITLVIEGGKKDKVRAGDILGALTGEAGLSGDSIGKIDIYDRQSYVAIEAGKIDEAHEKLKNGKIKGKKFSVWIL; this is encoded by the coding sequence ATGAATAAAAAAGATTTTTCAAACCTTCCTCTATCAAAAGAGATGCTTAGTAACCTAAATGAGATTGGTTACAAAGAGATGACACCGATTCAAGCGCAAAGTCTGCCATATATTTTAGAGGGCAGAGATGTAATAGCTCAGGCAAAAACAGGAAGCGGCAAAACAGCGGCTTTTGGCATAGGTTTGCTTCATAAGCTGCAGGTGAAAAAGTTTAGAGTTCAGTCTCTTATACTCTGCCCAACGCGTGAACTGGCAGATCAGGTTGCAAAAGAGCTTAGAATGCTTGCTAGATTTAAGCATAATATAAAGATTTTGACTCTGTGCGGAGGAAGTGCTTTTGGACCACAGCTAGGTTCTCTTAGACATGGAGCGCATATTGTTGTAGGAACTCCGGGAAGAGTTTTAAAACATTTAAAAAAAGAGACACTTTCGCTTGAAGATCTTGATACACTCATTCTTGATGAAGCAGACAGAATGCTGGATATGGGTTTTAGCGAAGAGATAAACGAGGTTTTAAGCTTTGTTCCAAAACAGAGGCAAACGCTTCTTTTCTCTGCCACCTACACAGATGAGATTTTAGATATCAGTGCATCTATTCAAAAAGATGCTCTAAATATAAAGACAGTTTCAACAGAGGTTGCTAACAAAATAATAGAGCGTTTTTATGAGCTGCAAAGCTCTCAAAAGCTAGACACTCTTATAAATATACTCGGTAATTTCAAACCTGAAAATGTTATAGTGTTTGCAAACACAAAAGCAGAAGTGCAGGAGATCGCAGATACTTTGCAAAAAAACAAAATCGACGCTCTTGCAATTCACGGCGATTTGGAACAGTATGAGAGAAATGATGTGTTAGTACAGTTTGCTAACAAAAGCACTCCGGTGTTAGTAGCAACCGATGTTGCTGCGCGCGGACTTGATATCAAAGAGCTCTCTATGGTTATAAACTATGACTTGCCCCATAGCCAAGAGATATACACGCATCGCATCGGCAGAACGGCGCGAGCCGGAGCGGAAGGCTTGGCTTTTACCTTTATAAGCCCTTATGAAGCGGATAAAGCAGATGAGTACAGAGATGAGAATCGTCTCTTTGAAGATGCAAACCTGTTAAAACCCGTGCAAAGTTTTGAGATGAAGCCTCAAAATATAACACTTGTTATAGAGGGCGGAAAAAAAGATAAAGTCCGTGCAGGCGATATTTTGGGTGCACTCACCGGTGAAGCCGGACTTAGCGGCGACTCTATTGGAAAGATAGATATTTACGACAGACAGAGTTATGTTGCTATTGAAGCCGGGAAAATAGATGAGGCACATGAGAAGCTCAAAAATGGAAAAATCAAAGGGAAGAAATTTTCAGTTTGGATTCTCTAA